Proteins encoded in a region of the Desulfovermiculus halophilus DSM 18834 genome:
- a CDS encoding SIS domain-containing protein encodes MCGIVVYWGQAENPLTRILTGMWSIIYRAPDSTGVGVFGDELEPVRTRKAVGSVIELVQSLNRRPLTVRTGAELISCFVSPDSGPEGVREGQRRLVHFEGLPLEACTRIHNGDVSPPAWSELQDEQEGRRLDPGMPGAPGAESGFRITSAQDLRQMIQTCIVDLDLPPLVVKSILAHTLGETLEQMSAEGALPLAVSSVLEDWERLFEGLVEQGRPLRPLREEQGISGRPAYARRYLWQALVRTRLYIPADYDRDGVRHLFRLLDSLVLSRVAHSGRMSEGIQDIFVQLQTGKKLPGLHWQSLYRAERALNVYGLAAAAAYIHVQQEEASKFGRVAPPWAGSSPGQTHPRLLQAVSQPVLAHGRWAIQSQVTLSNTHPFLDQEGMRCACVNGQFSTEVESRVRQFLTRVAGIHLRSENSTEYFAQLWGLYAKVLSREQSRYDAVRQQVLLGLDDLAVGSQAIDHQVYKRLQGASAEEIEELAFVQAMRVMIQDGGQVAVAGISLVAPSRVFAASHNRPVFVVQRPETDEFMLVSDVNAALGLFPQSMIQEEAGKLQRLMEDQSQASLVMAPKGNAKTESQKRQEAVLDRFQVQVVPLEGEELLARITSRWHGEQCRREVSIADLDGREQGEIEPFTTRLSPIQIKRNLNQTFYQTHVQEIPDRLREILGAYLPPDGHPDLAGLPVRMRLLRRRFGQGLTSLRRIFLVGMGTSYHVAAMAKSLIQELVPDLPVVVQSPVEIESVAKSINPDRDLVLMLSWSGTTSDMVQLAKDLHSNHIAAVGITEKPFADLGLVLRKSGGVVPAMSGEEVTVSGVKSMLCMLMCTELLALALLSELGYGRKAAAVGRRLHDLPRVLADMLEDESYRHWSKQQCKAFAQSLCHLVVDAQHSVGAGTEIALKLEESSWTSMGKTFDFRDVEPHIFDRWNADNLVVVNATNRARLQESIACMRTLTARDVPFVCTTFEHEDLDTIRGLCGSRVLTLPKVDDLVQPFVDLFFYLQFGLDYGLAHGRQPGDFPRNRAKSVTASRSRPQAIPGPSKEAAALHRVNEAWLSSGLQTRTENRDEPSLWEQQQAQQWEGRIYRDLRTLSGILARKDALSRLMVRPGQAVRDLAEMLWEQLAVDGEMVFLPLDKAAEATARTVAKQWSALLACPIRVDSPGASLRAPGEDALIVFLASQVPEDYVLEGFLPDVSSNCLWIGPQLQERFARAFDRVSGYAPLQAQELYCRQDVLYAALSLFFISIWEQKAPDKARILRRHFGLAGMMVDAVQNDAGLHADLVRAVADNRDYLTALFIGPATGNGLAWVQRFDQHGGKLVEWYPFGASSHGPLVTVDNRVGEKFVALGPREELLAAYGEGQVRAWEEAYCGGRSIQQVWADAGPELQSAPVSPFFAQGQWFLPQLKPGYDCRQDNLIFIDACSERTFGQALDELATFGCRFARMTLISQAAFTRQGKLSSFIPHPISHLLLLPDLGAPISDYLLPFAHTLLSTAMAAQSLEQLT; translated from the coding sequence ATGTGCGGCATAGTCGTTTACTGGGGGCAGGCGGAGAATCCGCTGACCCGAATTCTCACCGGGATGTGGTCCATTATTTACCGAGCCCCGGACAGCACCGGGGTAGGCGTGTTCGGGGACGAGCTGGAGCCAGTGCGGACCAGGAAGGCCGTGGGCTCAGTCATTGAGCTGGTTCAGAGCCTGAACCGCCGGCCGCTGACCGTGCGCACCGGTGCGGAGCTGATCTCCTGCTTCGTCTCCCCGGATTCTGGACCCGAGGGGGTCCGTGAAGGGCAGCGCCGCCTTGTGCACTTCGAGGGATTGCCGCTGGAGGCATGCACCCGGATACATAACGGGGATGTCTCTCCCCCCGCCTGGTCCGAGCTGCAGGATGAGCAGGAAGGCCGACGGCTGGATCCGGGCATGCCGGGTGCTCCAGGGGCGGAAAGCGGATTTCGGATCACATCTGCCCAGGACCTGCGGCAAATGATTCAGACCTGCATAGTGGACCTTGATCTCCCCCCGCTGGTGGTCAAGTCCATTCTGGCCCATACCCTGGGCGAGACCCTGGAGCAGATGTCCGCAGAAGGGGCCTTGCCTCTGGCCGTGTCCAGCGTCCTTGAGGACTGGGAACGTCTGTTCGAGGGACTGGTCGAGCAGGGCCGCCCGTTGCGCCCTCTGCGGGAAGAGCAGGGGATTTCCGGCCGTCCGGCCTATGCCCGCCGCTATCTCTGGCAGGCCCTGGTCAGGACCAGGTTGTACATTCCCGCCGACTATGACCGGGACGGGGTCCGGCATCTGTTTCGCCTCCTGGACTCTTTGGTCCTGAGCCGTGTGGCCCACAGCGGCCGGATGAGCGAGGGGATACAGGATATCTTTGTCCAGCTCCAAACCGGGAAGAAGCTTCCCGGACTGCACTGGCAGAGCCTGTACCGAGCTGAACGGGCCCTCAATGTCTACGGCCTGGCTGCCGCAGCCGCGTATATCCATGTTCAGCAGGAGGAGGCCTCCAAGTTCGGCCGGGTGGCGCCGCCCTGGGCCGGCAGCTCTCCGGGGCAGACCCATCCCCGGCTTTTGCAGGCCGTCAGTCAGCCTGTCCTGGCCCACGGGCGATGGGCCATTCAATCCCAGGTCACCCTGAGCAATACGCATCCTTTTCTGGATCAGGAGGGGATGCGCTGTGCCTGCGTCAACGGACAGTTCAGCACTGAGGTCGAGTCCCGGGTCCGGCAGTTTCTGACCCGGGTGGCCGGAATTCATCTGCGCAGCGAGAACTCGACGGAATACTTCGCCCAGCTCTGGGGGCTGTACGCCAAGGTCCTCTCCCGGGAGCAGTCCAGATACGATGCCGTCCGCCAGCAGGTCTTGCTGGGGCTGGACGACCTGGCCGTGGGCAGCCAGGCCATTGATCATCAGGTCTACAAACGTCTGCAGGGAGCCAGTGCCGAGGAGATCGAGGAGCTGGCCTTTGTCCAGGCCATGCGGGTCATGATCCAGGACGGCGGGCAGGTGGCCGTGGCCGGAATCAGCCTTGTTGCCCCCAGTCGGGTCTTTGCCGCCAGCCACAACCGTCCGGTGTTTGTGGTCCAGCGGCCGGAGACCGACGAGTTCATGCTGGTCTCGGATGTGAATGCCGCTCTGGGCCTCTTTCCCCAGAGCATGATCCAGGAAGAAGCCGGAAAGCTGCAGCGGCTGATGGAGGATCAGTCTCAGGCTTCCCTGGTCATGGCGCCAAAGGGCAATGCGAAGACCGAATCCCAAAAGAGGCAGGAGGCCGTGCTGGACCGATTTCAGGTCCAGGTCGTGCCCCTGGAGGGCGAGGAGCTCCTGGCCCGGATCACCAGCCGCTGGCATGGGGAGCAGTGCAGGCGGGAAGTGAGCATTGCCGATCTGGACGGCCGGGAGCAGGGGGAGATCGAACCCTTCACCACCCGCTTGTCCCCGATCCAGATCAAGCGCAACCTGAACCAGACCTTTTATCAGACCCATGTGCAGGAGATCCCGGACCGGCTGCGGGAGATACTCGGCGCCTATCTCCCCCCGGATGGGCATCCGGATTTGGCCGGTTTGCCGGTCCGGATGCGCCTGCTCAGGCGACGGTTCGGGCAGGGACTGACCTCTTTGCGCCGCATTTTCCTTGTCGGCATGGGCACCTCCTATCATGTGGCGGCCATGGCCAAGAGCCTGATTCAGGAGCTGGTCCCGGATCTGCCGGTGGTGGTCCAAAGCCCGGTGGAAATCGAAAGCGTGGCCAAGAGCATCAATCCGGACCGGGACCTGGTCCTCATGCTCAGCTGGTCCGGAACAACCTCGGATATGGTGCAATTGGCCAAGGACCTGCACAGCAACCACATAGCCGCGGTGGGAATCACGGAGAAGCCATTCGCCGATCTGGGCCTGGTCCTGCGCAAAAGCGGCGGCGTTGTTCCGGCCATGAGCGGGGAGGAGGTGACTGTCAGCGGGGTGAAGAGCATGCTCTGCATGCTCATGTGCACGGAGCTCTTGGCTCTGGCCCTGCTCAGCGAGCTGGGCTACGGGCGCAAGGCCGCGGCTGTGGGACGGCGGCTGCATGACCTGCCCCGGGTGCTGGCCGATATGCTGGAGGATGAGTCCTACCGGCACTGGAGCAAGCAGCAGTGCAAGGCCTTTGCCCAGAGCCTGTGCCACCTGGTCGTGGATGCCCAGCACTCGGTGGGGGCTGGAACAGAAATAGCCCTGAAGCTGGAGGAGAGCAGCTGGACGTCCATGGGCAAGACCTTTGACTTCCGGGATGTCGAACCGCACATCTTCGACAGGTGGAATGCGGACAACCTGGTTGTGGTCAATGCCACCAACCGGGCCAGGCTGCAGGAGTCCATCGCCTGCATGCGGACCCTGACCGCCCGGGATGTGCCTTTTGTGTGCACAACCTTTGAGCACGAGGATCTGGACACGATCCGCGGGTTGTGCGGGTCGCGGGTACTGACTCTGCCCAAGGTCGACGATCTGGTCCAGCCCTTTGTGGATCTGTTTTTCTATCTTCAGTTCGGCTTGGATTACGGTCTGGCCCATGGACGCCAGCCCGGGGATTTCCCCCGGAACAGGGCCAAGTCGGTGACTGCCAGCCGCAGCCGGCCTCAGGCCATTCCCGGGCCGTCCAAGGAAGCGGCTGCTCTGCACAGGGTGAACGAGGCCTGGCTGTCCTCTGGTCTGCAGACGCGGACAGAAAACAGGGACGAGCCATCACTCTGGGAACAGCAGCAGGCCCAGCAATGGGAAGGGAGGATTTACCGGGACCTGCGCACCCTGTCCGGGATTTTGGCCCGGAAGGACGCTTTGAGCCGGCTCATGGTCAGGCCGGGGCAGGCGGTGCGGGATCTGGCCGAGATGCTCTGGGAGCAGCTGGCAGTGGATGGAGAGATGGTCTTTCTGCCCCTGGACAAGGCGGCTGAGGCCACAGCCAGGACTGTGGCCAAGCAATGGTCCGCGCTGCTGGCCTGTCCTATCCGGGTGGACTCGCCAGGAGCCAGCCTGCGGGCCCCGGGGGAAGACGCCCTTATCGTCTTTCTGGCCTCTCAGGTGCCGGAAGACTACGTCCTGGAAGGATTTCTGCCCGACGTATCCTCCAACTGCCTGTGGATCGGGCCGCAGCTGCAGGAACGGTTCGCCCGGGCCTTTGACCGGGTGTCCGGGTACGCGCCGCTTCAGGCCCAGGAGCTGTATTGCCGCCAGGATGTCCTGTACGCCGCCCTGTCCTTGTTCTTCATCTCCATCTGGGAGCAGAAGGCCCCGGACAAGGCCCGCATCCTGCGCCGGCACTTCGGCCTGGCCGGGATGATGGTCGATGCGGTCCAAAACGATGCCGGTCTGCACGCTGATCTGGTCCGGGCGGTGGCGGACAATCGGGACTACCTGACCGCTTTGTTCATCGGTCCGGCCACCGGGAACGGGCTGGCCTGGGTGCAGCGATTCGACCAGCACGGCGGCAAGCTCGTGGAGTGGTATCCCTTCGGGGCCAGCTCGCACGGCCCCTTGGTCACGGTGGACAACAGGGTGGGCGAGAAGTTCGTCGCACTGGGGCCTCGGGAGGAGCTGCTGGCCGCGTATGGGGAGGGCCAGGTGCGGGCCTGGGAAGAAGCCTATTGTGGGGGCCGGTCCATACAGCAGGTTTGGGCGGATGCCGGACCGGAGCTGCAATCGGCGCCGGTCTCCCCGTTTTTTGCCCAGGGGCAGTGGTTTTTGCCCCAGCTCAAGCCGGGCTACGACTGCCGGCAGGACAATCTGATCTTCATCGACGCCTGTTCTGAGCGGACCTTTGGCCAGGCCTTGGACGAGCTGGCCACTTTCGGATGCCGGTTCGCCCGGATGACGCTCATTTCCCAGGCCGCCTTCACCCGGCAGGGCAAGCTCTCCAGCTTTATTCCCCATCCGATCAGCCATCTGCTGCTTCTGCCCGACCTGGGGGCTCCGATTTCAGACTATCTCCTGCCCTTTGCCCATACCTTGTTGAGCACGGCCATGGCCGCTCAGAGTTTGGAACAATTGACCTGA
- a CDS encoding helicase-related protein yields MLPRTHTEKTSSFESLKPQFLSALAQGPVVVQAPTGTGKSTRLPVWAREIGRVLVVEPRRMVCRSLARYLACTHGVSLGQEIGFATRFETTYSPESELIFVTPGIALRWYADTKLSGFATVILDEFHERRWDMDLLLALLRADARRVVLTSATFAGPELAGYVQGTSLAAEDPSYPVRTDYAENTALPRSKHLDQRVAKAVNRVLDQTPEGDVLVFLPGRGEIQAAKALLDKRLPPDRVIGLHASTDSAIQDAVLTPSEKQRIILATNVAETSLTLPSVRAVIDSGLERRTFRRNGRTVLGLSVISQASADQRAGRAGRLGPGQCLRLWGRQAKLEPSTPPEVLREDITDLVLTAAACGHIIEDLEFPEPLPQSALDQARSRLLAMQAVDASGRITDHGRAFIRLPVDPLLAHLIMAMPDPATQAMMVDLAAALSAQGRILPGLPPDREQETLKRFAPEECDALTLIRCLRSTPPARLKVLSGPLREARAIADQLRDLCRLPPRSGAQGLPRKHFLTAVMRAAPELLFMRRVKRPQAMGNDHLEIQIASQSRMPKKEAAALVFDLHSVPGKGTSQTLNVGTCLAPVDTQLISQVRVGTPSSPVPVWDGDNIWLEQTWSVAGRTVRIERREPQGHELCLAVSRLILEGSILHPAGEWITREVRAWNLAVHVGFCPGEYVDADQWLTDKLQEIGLQESADLSLLEPDDLSFAGIPDWERERFERSYPRGLTLENMSVEVSYYPEKQEILLIKTGGVRKTPPTRRELPAWGNKWRVRFRDKSRTVVVD; encoded by the coding sequence ATGTTACCCAGAACACACACCGAAAAAACCAGCAGTTTTGAATCGTTAAAGCCCCAGTTCCTCTCCGCCCTGGCCCAAGGCCCGGTGGTGGTCCAGGCCCCCACCGGGACCGGAAAATCCACCCGCCTGCCGGTCTGGGCCCGGGAGATAGGCAGAGTTCTGGTGGTGGAACCCAGGCGCATGGTCTGCCGGTCCCTGGCCCGTTATCTGGCCTGCACACATGGAGTCAGCCTGGGACAGGAAATCGGGTTCGCCACCCGTTTTGAGACCACATACAGCCCCGAGTCAGAGCTGATCTTCGTTACCCCGGGCATTGCCCTGCGCTGGTACGCGGATACAAAGCTGTCCGGGTTCGCCACCGTCATCCTGGACGAGTTCCACGAACGGCGCTGGGATATGGATCTTCTCCTGGCCCTGCTCCGGGCCGATGCCAGGCGGGTGGTTCTGACCTCGGCCACCTTTGCCGGTCCGGAGCTGGCCGGGTACGTGCAGGGGACAAGCCTTGCGGCCGAGGATCCCTCCTACCCGGTGCGCACCGATTATGCTGAAAACACCGCTCTTCCCCGGAGCAAACACCTGGATCAACGGGTGGCCAAGGCTGTGAACCGGGTTCTGGACCAGACCCCGGAAGGAGACGTATTGGTCTTTCTCCCCGGGCGGGGAGAGATCCAGGCAGCCAAGGCCCTTTTGGACAAACGCCTGCCCCCGGACCGGGTCATTGGTCTGCACGCATCCACTGACAGTGCCATCCAGGACGCGGTGCTCACCCCGTCTGAGAAGCAGCGGATCATCCTGGCCACCAACGTAGCCGAGACCTCCCTGACCCTGCCCTCGGTCCGGGCGGTGATCGATTCCGGCCTGGAACGGCGAACTTTCCGGCGCAACGGACGCACCGTGCTCGGCCTGTCGGTCATCTCCCAGGCCTCGGCAGACCAGCGCGCCGGGCGGGCCGGGCGTCTCGGACCGGGACAGTGCCTCCGGCTGTGGGGCAGGCAGGCCAAGCTGGAGCCCTCCACCCCGCCGGAAGTCCTGCGCGAAGACATAACCGATTTGGTGCTCACGGCCGCAGCCTGCGGACACATAATCGAGGATCTGGAGTTCCCCGAGCCTCTGCCCCAATCCGCCCTGGATCAGGCCCGATCCCGTCTTTTGGCCATGCAGGCCGTGGATGCATCAGGCCGGATCACCGATCACGGCCGGGCCTTTATCCGCCTGCCGGTGGACCCCCTTCTGGCCCATCTGATCATGGCCATGCCCGATCCGGCCACCCAGGCCATGATGGTTGACCTGGCCGCCGCCCTTTCGGCTCAGGGCCGGATTCTACCCGGGCTGCCTCCGGACCGGGAACAGGAAACCCTGAAACGCTTCGCCCCTGAGGAATGCGATGCCTTGACCCTGATCCGTTGCCTGCGCAGCACCCCTCCAGCCCGGCTCAAGGTCCTCTCCGGACCTCTGCGGGAAGCCCGGGCGATTGCCGATCAGCTGCGGGATCTGTGCAGACTGCCGCCCCGCAGCGGCGCGCAAGGGCTGCCCAGAAAGCATTTTCTTACAGCGGTTATGCGGGCGGCGCCGGAGCTGCTGTTCATGCGCCGGGTGAAGCGCCCTCAAGCCATGGGCAACGACCATTTGGAGATCCAGATCGCAAGCCAGTCCCGGATGCCCAAGAAAGAGGCCGCTGCCCTGGTCTTTGATCTGCACAGCGTTCCGGGCAAGGGCACGAGCCAGACTCTCAATGTGGGGACCTGTCTCGCTCCTGTGGATACCCAGCTTATTTCCCAAGTCCGGGTCGGCACCCCCTCGTCACCTGTTCCAGTATGGGACGGGGACAACATCTGGCTGGAGCAGACCTGGAGCGTGGCCGGACGCACAGTGCGCATCGAACGGCGCGAACCTCAGGGCCACGAGCTTTGCCTGGCCGTGAGCCGGCTGATCCTGGAGGGCAGCATCCTGCACCCGGCCGGGGAGTGGATTACCCGAGAGGTCCGGGCCTGGAACCTGGCTGTGCATGTGGGCTTTTGCCCGGGGGAATACGTGGATGCCGACCAGTGGCTGACTGACAAGCTCCAGGAAATCGGCCTGCAAGAGAGTGCGGACCTCTCCCTCTTAGAGCCGGATGATCTGTCTTTTGCGGGAATTCCGGATTGGGAGCGGGAACGTTTTGAGCGCAGCTATCCCCGCGGCCTGACCCTGGAGAACATGAGTGTAGAAGTCTCCTATTATCCGGAAAAGCAGGAGATTTTGCTGATCAAGACCGGGGGAGTGCGCAAGACTCCGCCCACGCGGCGGGAGCTCCCGGCCTGGGGGAACAAATGGCGGGTTCGCTTTCGGGACAAAAGCCGGACAGTGGTTGTGGATTAA
- the ligA gene encoding NAD-dependent DNA ligase LigA has translation MSEQAFDITPDRITDSDQAKEAVADLREALRYHAYRYYVLDDPIIADPEYDRLFNILEVLEEKFPALQSPTSPTQQVGGAPRQSMGLVRHPVPMLSLRAVYTQQEARDFDATCRQELSLGLMTYVAEPKYDGLAVELIYENGALVFASTRGDGYTGEDILANVKTIREIPLQLLSLDKEPVPERLVVRGEIYMRKDEFNALNQRREESGDNVFANPRNAAAGSVRQLDPKITASRPLHLFVYEVAECRGREFTQQWEMLAALPKWGLKTNTRWQEKCSGIEPALEFFRRLSETRDDLPFEIDGVVIKVNDRQAQQALGFRQRDPRWALALKFPARQGTTRITDITVQVGRTGALTPVAHLQPVTIGGVEVKRASLHNLHQIESKDVRIKDWVLVERAGDVIPQVIKPFPDKRSGQEQPFVMPETCPVCGGPVVTSRDRKQSHCTNIDCPAQIRERMVHFASRRAMDIEGLAGRRIDQLLNTGLVRHIPDLYRLRREDLVQLEGFGSKSADNLLREIEDSKSTALERFVYALGIPHVGEHLAQVLAARFPDLDALSRASEQTLQAVHEIGPEVARSVRAFFSNPGNRKVVHDLLEAGISLDNPLHAATVQTKSLQGRTFVFTGTLQNWTRDQAREIVEGLGGRVTGSVTGNTDYIVAGPGAGSKLDKARSKGIAVLSEEDFARIIGQEAGDSRQ, from the coding sequence ATGTCCGAGCAGGCATTCGATATCACACCGGACCGGATCACAGATAGCGACCAGGCCAAAGAAGCAGTGGCCGATCTGCGGGAGGCCCTGCGCTATCACGCCTACCGCTATTACGTCCTGGACGATCCGATCATCGCTGATCCTGAATACGACCGGCTTTTCAATATCCTGGAGGTCCTGGAGGAGAAGTTTCCAGCCCTCCAGTCCCCAACCTCCCCCACCCAGCAGGTCGGGGGTGCCCCCAGACAGAGCATGGGACTGGTCCGGCATCCGGTGCCTATGCTCAGCCTGCGGGCGGTATACACCCAGCAGGAGGCCCGGGACTTCGACGCCACCTGCCGGCAGGAGCTGAGCCTCGGCCTGATGACCTATGTGGCCGAGCCCAAGTACGACGGCTTGGCCGTGGAGCTCATCTACGAGAACGGGGCCCTTGTCTTTGCCTCCACCCGGGGGGATGGATACACCGGTGAGGATATCCTGGCCAATGTGAAGACCATCCGGGAGATCCCCCTGCAGCTTTTGTCCCTGGACAAAGAGCCGGTTCCGGAGCGCCTGGTGGTCCGGGGCGAGATTTACATGCGCAAGGACGAGTTCAATGCCTTGAATCAGCGGCGGGAAGAATCCGGGGACAACGTCTTCGCCAATCCCAGAAACGCCGCCGCCGGCTCTGTCCGCCAGCTGGACCCGAAGATAACCGCCAGCCGACCTTTGCATCTGTTTGTCTACGAAGTCGCCGAGTGCAGGGGACGGGAGTTTACGCAGCAGTGGGAGATGCTGGCCGCCCTGCCCAAGTGGGGCCTAAAGACCAACACCAGGTGGCAGGAAAAATGCTCCGGGATTGAGCCGGCCTTGGAGTTCTTCCGCCGGCTGTCCGAAACCCGCGACGATCTGCCCTTTGAGATCGATGGGGTGGTGATCAAGGTCAATGACCGCCAGGCCCAGCAGGCCCTTGGATTTCGGCAGCGGGACCCCAGATGGGCCCTGGCCCTGAAGTTCCCGGCCAGACAAGGCACGACCAGGATCACGGACATTACAGTCCAGGTTGGGCGGACCGGGGCCCTGACCCCGGTGGCCCATCTTCAGCCCGTGACCATCGGGGGGGTGGAGGTCAAACGGGCCTCACTGCACAACCTGCATCAGATCGAGTCCAAGGATGTCCGGATCAAGGACTGGGTCTTGGTGGAGCGGGCCGGGGACGTTATCCCTCAGGTGATCAAGCCCTTCCCAGACAAGAGAAGCGGCCAGGAGCAGCCCTTTGTCATGCCCGAGACCTGTCCAGTGTGCGGCGGACCTGTGGTTACCAGCCGGGACCGGAAGCAGAGCCACTGCACGAACATCGACTGCCCGGCCCAGATCCGGGAGCGCATGGTCCACTTCGCCTCCAGGCGGGCCATGGATATCGAGGGGCTGGCCGGCCGGCGCATCGATCAGCTCCTGAATACCGGCCTGGTCCGGCACATCCCCGACCTCTACCGCCTGCGCAGGGAGGACCTTGTCCAGCTGGAGGGGTTTGGGTCCAAATCAGCGGACAATCTCCTCCGAGAGATCGAGGACAGCAAGAGCACCGCCCTGGAACGGTTTGTTTACGCCCTGGGCATTCCCCATGTGGGCGAGCACCTGGCGCAGGTCCTGGCCGCCCGGTTTCCGGACCTGGACGCTCTGAGCCGGGCATCGGAGCAGACCCTGCAGGCCGTCCACGAGATCGGTCCTGAAGTGGCCAGAAGTGTTCGGGCCTTTTTTTCCAACCCCGGGAACCGGAAGGTTGTCCACGACTTGCTGGAGGCCGGGATTTCCCTGGACAATCCTTTGCATGCTGCTACAGTACAGACAAAGTCCCTCCAGGGCCGGACCTTCGTCTTTACCGGCACCCTGCAGAACTGGACCCGGGACCAGGCCAGGGAGATCGTGGAGGGCCTGGGCGGCCGGGTGACCGGATCAGTAACCGGAAACACGGATTACATCGTCGCCGGACCCGGGGCCGGATCCAAGCTGGACAAAGCCAGGAGCAAGGGGATTGCCGTTTTGAGCGAAGAGGATTTTGCCCGGATTATTGGCCAGGAGGCGGGAGACAGTAGACAGTAG
- a CDS encoding hydroxymethylglutaryl-CoA lyase — translation MTDDHEYVSLVEVGPRDGLQFEDKVLCTQDKLDFIACVRRSGLRRIQVVSFVHPRRVPQMADAEQLVHSLSPSPEVEYSALVLNRTGLDRALSTPITCVEISVSASSTHSRRNTGMNRQEALAQATDMTVRARAAGLAVRASLQCAFGCVYEGSIDPRVVSEMAQALMDAGAQSLALADTTGMGHPESVRTVIAEVNKGIPSAQMALHLHDTLGFGLVNLVAGLDCGVRCFDVSCGGLGGCPFVPGAAGNIATEDTVYLLHALGYTTGVDWTGAAACTQKLEEVLGRRLPAKLRPGQKGVL, via the coding sequence ATGACCGACGATCATGAATATGTGTCCCTGGTTGAGGTGGGTCCCAGGGACGGGCTGCAGTTTGAAGACAAGGTGCTGTGCACGCAGGATAAGCTTGATTTCATCGCCTGCGTACGCCGCTCAGGGCTGCGCCGCATCCAGGTCGTCTCCTTTGTTCATCCCCGACGGGTACCGCAGATGGCCGATGCGGAGCAGCTCGTCCACTCCCTGTCCCCTTCCCCGGAAGTCGAGTATTCGGCCCTGGTCTTAAATCGAACCGGCCTAGACCGGGCCTTGAGTACCCCGATCACGTGTGTGGAGATCTCCGTCTCCGCCAGCAGCACCCATTCACGCAGAAATACAGGCATGAACAGGCAGGAGGCCCTGGCTCAGGCCACGGATATGACAGTCCGGGCCCGGGCTGCTGGGCTGGCTGTTCGGGCCAGCCTGCAGTGCGCCTTCGGCTGTGTGTATGAAGGGAGTATCGATCCGCGGGTGGTGTCTGAGATGGCCCAGGCCCTGATGGATGCGGGAGCGCAGAGCCTGGCCTTGGCCGATACCACAGGCATGGGACATCCCGAATCTGTGCGGACAGTGATTGCAGAAGTAAACAAAGGCATTCCATCGGCTCAAATGGCCCTGCACCTGCACGATACCCTGGGCTTTGGACTGGTCAATCTTGTTGCCGGCCTGGACTGTGGAGTGCGCTGCTTCGACGTATCCTGCGGCGGTCTGGGCGGATGCCCCTTTGTTCCAGGAGCGGCCGGGAATATAGCCACTGAAGACACTGTCTATCTTCTGCATGCCCTGGGGTACACAACCGGTGTGGACTGGACCGGGGCGGCAGCCTGTACACAGAAGCTGGAGGAGGTGTTGGGACGCCGGTTGCCGGCCAAGCTGCGGCCGGGACAGAAAGGAGTTCTCTGA
- a CDS encoding acyl-CoA dehydrogenase family protein: MDFELNKEQQMIRKEVRKFAKSEISPLAQELDENEEFSPELTRKMGEIGLFGMFVSEEYEGQGMDYLSYIIAVEELARVDGSQAATVAAGNSLGVGPLYYFGTEEQKKRYLPRLCSGEGLWGFGLTEPTAGSDAGGSKTTAVQDGDEWVINGSKIFITNAATDMTLGVTVQAVTGTRPSGKPEYTCFIVERDTPGFKAVPMHKKMMWRSSNTAELYFDNVRVPRENMLGSKGDGFHQMLQTLDGGRLSIGAMGLGGAQGAYDAALKYAQEREQFGQPIGKFQAVAFKLADCATEIECARNLLYKACWLRNRDKPFAKEAAMAKLYCSELMGRVVNHAVQTHGGYGLMKDYDVERFYRDQKLLDIGEGTSEIQRLVISRYIGC, translated from the coding sequence ATGGACTTTGAGTTGAACAAAGAGCAGCAGATGATCCGCAAGGAAGTGCGCAAGTTTGCAAAGAGCGAGATATCACCCCTGGCCCAGGAGCTGGATGAAAACGAGGAATTTTCCCCGGAGCTGACCCGCAAGATGGGCGAAATTGGTCTTTTCGGCATGTTTGTCTCCGAAGAGTATGAGGGACAGGGCATGGACTACCTGTCCTACATCATAGCTGTAGAGGAGCTGGCCCGGGTGGACGGATCCCAGGCGGCCACAGTCGCGGCCGGCAATTCTCTGGGGGTAGGACCTCTGTACTATTTCGGCACGGAAGAACAGAAAAAGCGCTATCTGCCTCGGCTGTGCTCTGGAGAAGGCCTGTGGGGCTTCGGCCTGACCGAACCCACTGCCGGATCAGACGCAGGCGGGAGCAAGACCACAGCGGTCCAGGACGGGGATGAATGGGTGATCAACGGGTCCAAGATCTTTATTACCAACGCGGCCACGGACATGACCCTGGGGGTGACGGTGCAGGCTGTGACCGGGACCAGGCCGAGCGGCAAGCCGGAGTATACATGCTTCATCGTTGAGCGGGACACTCCAGGGTTCAAGGCTGTTCCCATGCATAAAAAGATGATGTGGCGGTCCTCGAACACCGCTGAGCTGTACTTCGACAACGTGCGTGTGCCCCGGGAAAACATGCTGGGCAGCAAAGGCGACGGCTTTCATCAGATGCTTCAGACCCTGGACGGCGGCCGGCTGTCCATCGGGGCCATGGGATTGGGGGGAGCCCAGGGTGCCTATGACGCGGCACTGAAGTATGCGCAGGAGCGGGAGCAGTTCGGACAGCCCATCGGCAAGTTTCAGGCTGTGGCCTTCAAGCTGGCCGATTGCGCCACAGAGATAGAGTGTGCCCGGAACCTGCTGTACAAGGCATGCTGGCTGCGCAACAGGGACAAGCCCTTTGCCAAGGAAGCGGCTATGGCCAAGCTGTACTGCTCCGAGCTCATGGGCCGGGTGGTCAATCATGCGGTCCAGACTCACGGCGGGTACGGATTGATGAAGGACTATGATGTGGAACGCTTCTACCGGGACCAAAAGCTTTTGGATATCGGGGAGGGGACATCCGAGATCCAGCGCCTGGTCATTTCCAGATACATTGGATGCTAA